In Spirochaetota bacterium, the genomic window GCGCGCACTATCCGGGACGAGCATCGGCGATACTATTCGGGTGACCTTGATCGCGCGTTTCATATGGCTCCTACTCGGCAAGCGGTTCTTTCAGCGCAAGGGATTTCTCTATCTCGCTCATCTCGGCAAGTGCAAGGTGGAACGCAAGCGTCGATTCCGCACCCTCGTTCTGATTAAGCCTGTCCACGTGCAGTCCATCGCGGCAGCCGCCGGTGGCGGCATCATAGATCGAGAGCGAAAGGTCATTCCCCCCGAGGAACCATCGGAACGCACGCTCCGCTTCCCTATGCCACTGCTTCTCGCCGGTGACACGGAACGCCTCCATACATGCGGATATCGTCGCCTTCGCCTCTATCGGCTGCTGATCGTACAGCGGACGCGGCATACCCCTGCGGTAGGGCTCATTGGCCCCTATCGGTCTGAAATGCCCGGACGGCGCCGTCTGTTCTCCGATAAGCCACGAGAGCGATCCGAGACCGGCTTTCAGCATTTCATTGTTGGAAAGCCAGCGTCCGCTCAGGATCAGCGCATGCGAAAGCTTTGCGTTCACATAGGTGAGCTCATCCTCGAACCACGGCCAATCGGGCGTGGCATGGAGACGATAGAGCGCGTAGAGACGCTCTGACAATTGCTCGCGTATCTGATTGACGAACCTGTCGCCGGAAAAGCGCCTGAGATACTCATGGATACCGAGTATCGCGAACGCCCACGCCCGCGGCGATGAAAAATCACGCACGGTCGCGAGCCCCTGTTCGAAAAGTACGCCGGCCGCGCCCTGAAATCCCACGTTCTTCGATCTGCCGAGACACGTACCGAGCGCCCAGAGAGCGCGCCCGTGGCTGTCCTCGGAGCCCGCTTCCTTCACCCATGTCCTGTCGAAGCGCAGAAAGTTCCGGAAGCGTTTCGTGCCGTCATCGAACGCGTACTGAAGCGCCGCAAGATACGTCCCGGCGAGGATATCGACATCGGGGATCGTCTCCTCGGATTGAGAAGCCAACATGACCATGAGCACGAGCGCACGTGCATTATCATCGGTGCAGTACCCCTCGGAAAAATTCGGCACCGTGTACTTCGCATGCTGTATGATGCCCGTTCTGTCGGTGAGCCGCTTGATATGATCGAGCTTCTGCTCGGGGAGTTCGTGCTGTTCCTCTTCGGAGAAGACCTCGATGCATGACGCCGTGCTCTGGCGCGTCATCCGCGCTTCCTCGAATGTCTCGACATAGCGATGCGCCACGCGCGGCCATATCATGTCGCGTCCGGCGAGGTAGGCGTTCTTTCTCATCATATTGCGTTCGGCGTCATTGCCGACAAGGCGGTTGACCGCCTCCGAGATGGCGGACGGTGAATTGAACGGGATAAGTATGCCGCGGCCGTCGGCGAGCAATTCCTCGGCATGCCAGTATGGCGTGGAGATGACCGCATTGCCGATGCCGAAGGAGTACGCGAGCGTGCCCGATGTTATCTGCGCCTCACCGAGATACGGCGTGATATACACATCCGCCATGACAAGGAATTCCTTGAGCTCTTCAGCGCTCACGAAACGATTACGGAAGAGCACGTGTTTTTCTATCTTCAACTCGGCGATAAGCCGCTGCAGCGTCAGCCGATACGCTTCGCCTTCATGACGGAGCAGGCTCGGATGCGTCGCGCCGAGAACGATGTACACAAGGTTCGGGTTCACGCGAACGATGTCCGGGATAGCGCGTATCACCTGTTCAATGCCCTTGTTCGGCGACAGGAGCCCGAAGGTAAGGAGCACGGTCTTCCCCGCCACGCCGAACTGGTCCTTGTAGAAATTCGGATCGATGAACGGCATATCGGGAATGCCGTGCTGAATGAGGCGTATCTTCGCCGGCGGGATGCCGTATATCGACGTGAGAAAATCGACGGCCTTCTTCGCCATGACGACAAGAAAGCTCGAGCGCTCCGCTATCTCAAGAAGGATGCGCCGTTGCCGCGCCGTGGGATCCTTCAGTACCGTATGGAGCGTCGTGATAATGGGCATACGGAGCCGTCTGAGGAGCGACAGGATATATATCCCGTCATCGCCGCCGAATATCCCGTATTCGTGCTGGAGGCTCACCACATCGGGATTGTTTATGTTGAGGAAATCCGCCGCACGGCGATATGAGCTGAGATCGTTCTCCCGTATCTCGAAACGGACGCGTGAAGGATAGGCATATCCCTCCGGAATATCATTGACCGGAACG contains:
- a CDS encoding glycosyltransferase family 4 protein, coding for MTGTIRTIAFIGNYLPRQCGIATFTTDICESVASAHPELSCFAVPVNDIPEGYAYPSRVRFEIRENDLSSYRRAADFLNINNPDVVSLQHEYGIFGGDDGIYILSLLRRLRMPIITTLHTVLKDPTARQRRILLEIAERSSFLVVMAKKAVDFLTSIYGIPPAKIRLIQHGIPDMPFIDPNFYKDQFGVAGKTVLLTFGLLSPNKGIEQVIRAIPDIVRVNPNLVYIVLGATHPSLLRHEGEAYRLTLQRLIAELKIEKHVLFRNRFVSAEELKEFLVMADVYITPYLGEAQITSGTLAYSFGIGNAVISTPYWHAEELLADGRGILIPFNSPSAISEAVNRLVGNDAERNMMRKNAYLAGRDMIWPRVAHRYVETFEEARMTRQSTASCIEVFSEEEQHELPEQKLDHIKRLTDRTGIIQHAKYTVPNFSEGYCTDDNARALVLMVMLASQSEETIPDVDILAGTYLAALQYAFDDGTKRFRNFLRFDRTWVKEAGSEDSHGRALWALGTCLGRSKNVGFQGAAGVLFEQGLATVRDFSSPRAWAFAILGIHEYLRRFSGDRFVNQIREQLSERLYALYRLHATPDWPWFEDELTYVNAKLSHALILSGRWLSNNEMLKAGLGSLSWLIGEQTAPSGHFRPIGANEPYRRGMPRPLYDQQPIEAKATISACMEAFRVTGEKQWHREAERAFRWFLGGNDLSLSIYDAATGGCRDGLHVDRLNQNEGAESTLAFHLALAEMSEIEKSLALKEPLAE